The following proteins come from a genomic window of Plutella xylostella chromosome 22, ilPluXylo3.1, whole genome shotgun sequence:
- the LOC105382508 gene encoding maltase A1 isoform X1 — MRGLVVLLLAAAVGAVAAETDWWQTALIYQIYPRSYMDSDGDGIGDLNGITSKLPYIQGLGADAIWLSPIYKSPMYDFGYDIADYKDIADEYGTMADFDNLMTEAQRLGVRVILDFVPNHTSNESEWFVRSAERNATYNDYYVWADGVTDPDDPTNQLPPNNWVSIFRKSAWQYNPTRGQYYLHQFVIGQPDLNYRSSDLREEMKNVLRFWLDKGVSGFRVDAVNMLYEVDPADFGGKYPDEPESGIAGLTKDDYDFLNHIYTKDLDETYAVVYDWRDVLDEYKHIEYKIMMTEAYTDLNLMIKYYGNGQRNGSIPFNFSFLGEITKNSNAKDMKHAIDRWMTYMPYGMTANWVNGNHDQSRLATRHGDERVDALNMLAILLPGVTLTYQGEELGMTDGYISWEETVDPQACNTDDPVNGLAKSRDPCRTPFHWDASANAGFSTAATTWLPVASNYATVNVAVEMSATKSHYHFYRDVVSASKTPAVREGDLETRAISIDVLAIARLLPGEQAIVGLVNLSSESQTVDLSSFRTLPYYLDIVTVGVASTQTKGTRVTKKAVTISGQTAIVLQSVARVPRLP, encoded by the exons ATGCGAGGATTGGTGGTTCTATTACTGGCGGCGGCCGTCGGCGCGGTGGCCGCTGAGACTGACTGGTGGCAGACTGCGCTGATCTACCAGATTTATCCGAGGTCCTATATGGACAGCGATGGCGACGGCATCGGGGATTTGAATG GTATAACTTCGAAGCTGCCTTACATCCAAGGGTTGGGCGCGGACGCAATATGGCTGTCTCCTATCTACAAGTCGCCCATGTACGACTTCGGCTATGATATAGCGGACTATAAGGACATAGCCGACGAGTACGGGACTATGGCGGATTTCGACAATCTGATGACAGAGGCTCAGAGATTGG GTGTCCGAGTGATCCTGGACTTTGTGCCGAACCACACGAGCAACGAGAGCGAGTGGTTCGTGCGCTCGGCGGAGCGGAACGCGACCTACAACGACTACTACGTGTGGGCCGACGGCGTCACCGACCCCGACGACCCGACCAATCAGCTGCCGCCCAACAACTGG GTGAGCATATTCCGCAAGAGCGCGTGGCAGTACAACCCGACGCGCGGACAATACTACTTGCACCAGTTCGTCATCGGGCAGCCCGACCTCAACTACCGCTCCAGCGACCTGCGAGAGGAAATGAAG AACGTGCTCCGGTTCTGGCTGGACAAGGGCGTGTCGGGGTTCCGCGTGGACGCCGTCAACATGCTGTACGAGGTGGACCCCGCCGACTTCGGCGGGAAGTACCCGGACGAACCAGAGTCAG GTATCGCCGGACTAACAAAAGACGACTACGATTTCCTCAACCACATCTACACCAAAGATCTGGACGAGACGTACGCAGTGGTCTACGATTGGCGGGACGTTCTGGACGAGTACAAACACATTGAGTACAAAATCATGATGACAGAAGCGTACACGGATTTGAACCTCATGATCAAGTATTACGGGAACGGGCAGAGGAATGGGTCGATTCCGTTTAACTTCAGTTTCCTGGGTGAGATCACGAAGAATAGCAATGCTAAAGATATGAAGCACGCTATAGACAGGTGGATGACCTACATGCCGTATGGGATGACTGCTAACTGGGTG AACGGCAACCACGACCAGAGCCGTCTGGCGACGCGGCACGGGGACGAGCGAGTGGACGCCCTCAACATGCTCGCGATACTGCTGCCCGGGGTCACGCTCACATACCAG GGCGAAGAACTCGGCATGACAGACGGCTACATCTCCTGGGAAGAGACCGTCGACCCCCAGGCCTGCAACACCGACGACCCAGTCAACGGGCTGGCCAAGTCCCGGGACCCGTGCCGCACCCCCTTCCACTGGGATGCCTCGGCCAATGCTGGCTTCAGCACTGCCGCTACGACTTGGCTGCCCGTGGCCAGTAACTATGCGACTGTGAATGTGGCTGTCGAGATGAGCGCTACGAAGAGCCATTATCAC TTCTACAGAGACGTGGTGAGCGCGAGCAAGACGCCGGCGGTGCGCGAGGGGGACCTGGAGACTCGCGCCATCAGCATCGACGTGCTGGCTATAGCTAG GCTCCTACCAGGAGAGCAAGCTATAGTTGGACTAGTGAACCTGTCGTCCGAGTCACAGACGGTGGACCTGTCATCCTTCAGGACATTGCCATACTACCTGGACATCGTCACTGTGGGCGTAGCCAGCACACAAACTAAAGG AACTCGCGTTACAAAGAAGGCAGTGACCATTTCAGGGCAGACAGCCATTGTGCTCCAGTCGGTGGCCCGTGTGCCGCGTCTGCCCTAA
- the LOC105382508 gene encoding maltase A1 isoform X2 produces the protein MRGLVVLLLAAAVGAVAAETDWWQTALIYQIYPRSYMDSDGDGIGDLNGITSKLPYIQGLGADAIWLSPIYKSPMYDFGYDIADYKDIADEYGTMADFDNLMTEAQRLGVRVILDFVPNHTSNESEWFVRSAERNATYSDYYVWADGVTDPDDPTNQLPPNNWVSIFRKSAWQYNPTRGQYYLHQFVIGQPDLNYRSSDLREEMKNVLRFWLDKGVSGFRVDAVNMLYEVDPADFGGKYPDEPESGIAGLTKDDYDFLNHIYTKDLDETYAVVYDWRDVLDEYKHIEYKIMMTEAYTDLNLMIKYYGNGQRNGSIPFNFSFLGEITKNSNAKDMKHAIDRWMTYMPYGMTANWVNGNHDQSRLATRHGDERVDALNMLAILLPGVTLTYQGEELGMTDGYISWEETVDPQACNTDDPVNGLAKSRDPCRTPFHWDASANAGFSTAATTWLPVASNYATVNVAVEMSATKSHYHFYRDVVSASKTPAVREGDLETRAISIDVLAIARLLPGEQAIVGLVNLSSESQTVDLSSFRTLPYYLDIVTVGVASTQTKGTRVTKKAVTISGQTAIVLQSVARVPRLP, from the exons ATGCGAGGATTGGTGGTTCTATTACTGGCGGCGGCCGTCGGCGCGGTGGCCGCTGAGACTGACTGGTGGCAGACTGCGCTGATCTACCAGATTTATCCGAGGTCCTATATGGACAGCGATGGCGACGGCATCGGGGATTTGAATG GTATAACTTCGAAGCTGCCTTACATCCAAGGGTTGGGCGCGGACGCAATATGGCTGTCTCCTATCTACAAGTCGCCCATGTACGACTTCGGCTATGATATAGCGGACTATAAGGACATAGCCGACGAGTACGGGACTATGGCGGATTTCGACAATCTGATGACAGAGGCTCAGAGATTGG GTGTCCGAGTGATCCTGGACTTTGTGCCGAACCACACGAGCAACGAGAGCGAGTG GTTCGTGCGCTCGGCGGAGCGGAACGCGACCTACAGCGACTACTACGTGTGGGCCGACGGCGTCACCGACCCCGACGACCCGACCAATCAGCTGCCGCCTAATAACTGG GTGAGCATATTCCGCAAGAGCGCGTGGCAGTACAACCCGACGCGCGGACAATACTACTTGCACCAGTTCGTCATCGGGCAGCCCGACCTCAACTACCGCTCCAGCGACCTGCGAGAGGAAATGAAG AACGTGCTCCGGTTCTGGCTGGACAAGGGCGTGTCGGGGTTCCGCGTGGACGCCGTCAACATGCTGTACGAGGTGGACCCCGCCGACTTCGGCGGGAAGTACCCGGACGAACCAGAGTCAG GTATCGCCGGACTAACAAAAGACGACTACGATTTCCTCAACCACATCTACACCAAAGATCTGGACGAGACGTACGCAGTGGTCTACGATTGGCGGGACGTTCTGGACGAGTACAAACACATTGAGTACAAAATCATGATGACAGAAGCGTACACGGATTTGAACCTCATGATCAAGTATTACGGGAACGGGCAGAGGAATGGGTCGATTCCGTTTAACTTCAGTTTCCTGGGTGAGATCACGAAGAATAGCAATGCTAAAGATATGAAGCACGCTATAGACAGGTGGATGACCTACATGCCGTATGGGATGACTGCTAACTGGGTG AACGGCAACCACGACCAGAGCCGTCTGGCGACGCGGCACGGGGACGAGCGAGTGGACGCCCTCAACATGCTCGCGATACTGCTGCCCGGGGTCACGCTCACATACCAG GGCGAAGAACTCGGCATGACAGACGGCTACATCTCCTGGGAAGAGACCGTCGACCCCCAGGCCTGCAACACCGACGACCCAGTCAACGGGCTGGCCAAGTCCCGGGACCCGTGCCGCACCCCCTTCCACTGGGATGCCTCGGCCAATGCTGGCTTCAGCACTGCCGCTACGACTTGGCTGCCCGTGGCCAGTAACTATGCGACTGTGAATGTGGCTGTCGAGATGAGCGCTACGAAGAGCCATTATCAC TTCTACAGAGACGTGGTGAGCGCGAGCAAGACGCCGGCGGTGCGCGAGGGGGACCTGGAGACTCGCGCCATCAGCATCGACGTGCTGGCTATAGCTAG GCTCCTACCAGGAGAGCAAGCTATAGTTGGACTAGTGAACCTGTCGTCCGAGTCACAGACGGTGGACCTGTCATCCTTCAGGACATTGCCATACTACCTGGACATCGTCACTGTGGGCGTAGCCAGCACACAAACTAAAGG AACTCGCGTTACAAAGAAGGCAGTGACCATTTCAGGGCAGACAGCCATTGTGCTCCAGTCGGTGGCCCGTGTGCCGCGTCTGCCCTAA